The following coding sequences lie in one Candidatus Phytoplasma solani genomic window:
- a CDS encoding SVM family protein (Sequence-variable mosaic (SVM) proteins are highly divergent, but recognized by the shared signal peptide region that defines them.): MLKLKKQFKIINVCLFIFLGLLFIVNNTKVMAMNNNEAGTSNAPSIEEIIVNIKNKIRENASKKVNVEKEISQERNNRNNLQKIENLTKILTNLTKLINNQKEQLKIYKTLLKSLND, from the coding sequence ATGTTAAAATTAAAAAAACAATTTAAAATAATAAATGTTTGTTTGTTTATTTTCTTGGGATTATTATTTATCGTTAACAATACAAAAGTAATGGCAATGAATAATAATGAAGCTGGAACTAGTAATGCTCCGTCAATAGAAGAAATAATTGTTAATATAAAAAATAAAATTCGTGAAAATGCAAGCAAAAAAGTTAATGTAGAAAAAGAAATATCACAAGAAAGAAATAATCGAAATAATCTTCAAAAAATTGAAAATCTTACTAAAATATTAACAAATTTGACAAAATTAATTAATAATCAAAAAGAACAACTGAAAATATATAAAACACTTTTAAAATCTTTAAATGATTAA